The Neochlamydia sp. S13 genome has a segment encoding these proteins:
- the ndk gene encoding nucleoside-diphosphate kinase, giving the protein MAAAGDTSPQQTLSMIKPDGIANKHVGEIIARFEKNGLQISAAKMLHLTAEQAGQFYAVHKDRPFYKDLINMMSSGPVMVMVLEGEDAIAKNRQLMGATDPSKAAASTIRADFSKSVTENTVHGSDSVENAKLEIAFFFKPEEIVNPIK; this is encoded by the coding sequence ATCTATGATAAAGCCTGATGGCATCGCGAACAAACATGTAGGTGAAATTATTGCACGTTTTGAGAAAAATGGCTTACAAATTTCAGCTGCAAAAATGCTCCATTTGACTGCCGAGCAAGCGGGTCAATTTTATGCAGTCCATAAAGATCGCCCCTTTTACAAAGATCTTATTAACATGATGAGTTCAGGGCCTGTCATGGTGATGGTACTAGAAGGCGAAGATGCTATAGCTAAAAATCGTCAATTAATGGGTGCCACCGATCCTTCTAAAGCTGCTGCTTCTACTATTCGTGCAGATTTTTCTAAATCCGTCACAGAAAATACTGTACATGGCTCAGATTCAGTAGAAAATGCTAAACTAGAGATTGCTTTCTTTTTTAAACCCGAAGAGATTGTCAATCCTATTAAGTAA